A part of Paenibacillus sp. 481 genomic DNA contains:
- a CDS encoding protein adenylyltransferase SelO: MTTKNERIETGWNFDNSYSGLPKLFFSELNPTPVRSPKLIMFNESLAASLGLDAKALQGPDGVAVFAGNEIPEGALPLAQAYAGHQFGYFNMLGDGRALLLGEHISPFDERVDIQLKGSGRTPYSRRGDGRAGLGPMLREYIISEAMHGLGIATTRSLAVVTTGESVYREIEQPGAILTRVAASHIRVGTFQYAARWGTVEDLRALADYTLQRHFPEVAERSKVDDAENRYLSLLKAVMKRQAELIAKWQLVGFIHGVMNTDNMALSGETIDYGPCAFMDTYDPATVFSSIDADGRYAYGNQPHIAAWNLARLAEALLPLLHDEEEQAVKLAEDAISHFVELYYENWFAGMRAKLGIFNEEPEDESLIEDLLSMMKKVGADYTNTFRALTVDKPEETALFGTEEFVQWYELWQARRGRQQESAADAQQLMRSSNPALIPRNHRVEEALEAAVQQGDYSVMERLLDVLSNPYAHTPEQANYATPPVPSARPYRTFCGT, encoded by the coding sequence ATGACAACTAAAAATGAAAGAATAGAAACCGGCTGGAACTTCGACAACAGTTATAGTGGGCTGCCGAAATTATTTTTTAGTGAACTGAATCCAACGCCTGTCCGTTCACCGAAGTTGATTATGTTCAATGAGTCGTTGGCAGCATCACTAGGGTTGGATGCCAAAGCGCTGCAAGGCCCTGATGGTGTTGCGGTGTTTGCTGGTAACGAGATTCCCGAAGGCGCTTTGCCGCTTGCGCAAGCTTATGCAGGACATCAATTTGGGTACTTTAACATGTTGGGCGACGGCCGCGCGCTGCTGCTTGGCGAACACATTTCGCCCTTCGATGAGCGGGTTGATATCCAGCTTAAAGGTTCAGGTCGAACACCATACTCACGTCGTGGCGATGGTCGAGCGGGGCTTGGGCCAATGCTGCGTGAATACATCATCAGTGAAGCGATGCACGGGCTTGGTATTGCGACGACTCGCAGCCTAGCGGTGGTGACAACGGGGGAGTCCGTCTACCGTGAAATCGAGCAGCCGGGTGCGATTTTGACTCGTGTGGCTGCCAGTCATATACGCGTAGGTACCTTTCAATACGCTGCAAGATGGGGAACGGTTGAGGATCTCCGCGCTCTGGCGGATTACACCTTGCAGAGGCATTTTCCAGAGGTTGCAGAACGTTCAAAAGTTGATGATGCGGAGAATCGCTATCTTTCCCTTCTTAAGGCAGTGATGAAGCGTCAGGCTGAATTGATCGCCAAATGGCAGCTCGTTGGCTTTATTCACGGGGTGATGAACACCGACAATATGGCGCTGAGCGGAGAAACGATTGATTACGGCCCGTGCGCCTTTATGGATACTTACGACCCTGCGACCGTATTCAGCTCTATTGACGCTGATGGTCGCTACGCTTATGGTAATCAGCCGCATATTGCCGCGTGGAATCTTGCGCGTTTGGCTGAAGCCTTGCTGCCGCTGCTGCATGATGAGGAGGAGCAGGCTGTCAAACTGGCCGAAGATGCGATCTCGCATTTTGTAGAGTTGTACTATGAGAATTGGTTCGCAGGAATGAGGGCGAAGCTGGGGATCTTTAATGAAGAGCCAGAGGATGAATCCCTGATCGAAGACTTGCTTAGCATGATGAAAAAGGTTGGTGCGGATTACACGAATACGTTTCGTGCATTAACTGTTGATAAACCAGAGGAAACGGCCTTGTTTGGAACTGAGGAGTTTGTTCAGTGGTATGAATTGTGGCAGGCGAGACGAGGGAGGCAGCAGGAATCAGCAGCGGACGCGCAGCAGTTGATGCGAAGCAGCAATCCAGCGCTTATTCCGCGCAACCATCGGGTAGAAGAGGCGCTAGAAGCTGCGGTGCAACAAGGAGACTACAGCGTGATGGAGCGGCTTCTTGATGTTCTCTCCAATCCTTATGCGCACACTCCTGAACAGGCTAATTACGCAACACCGCCTGTGCCATCAGCTCGTCCTTACCGAACGTTCTGTGGTACATAA
- a CDS encoding M56 family metallopeptidase codes for MNALVALIPSFLEWIITTSFMASVMVVLILVVKYVMQERLPVKWQYMLWFVVLIRLLLPWAPESSFSLYNVFSFTTQIHQQSTPSVLTVVNDPNKIAKSTVATTASAAQQDMQSTPSTSQSESHVPIHQNTLSDTAQPSLIPIGLFLVWLLGVLAFAAYLVVVNRKFGRKMKAGAYASANTDHLNVLQQCGHELNITRNIPLMMTTEVDGPTLYGCKRPKILLPATGVERFLSKELRYIFLHELVHLKRKDIVVNGIMTVLLIVHWFNPVLWYAARKMREDQECSCDAKVISYIQSDEVRDYGYTIVKLLEKRAAHSSRFVATAHFTTDKSLIKRRIKLISMFKRRSYVWSALGIAILAIFTGVALTNATAEGQATLQDPIRVAYEDHPLLLTVDESIREQVELTIIDLMTRHNTVLPLKKITPVPSEKGLFIEFIGEDNGPASIWISSETGGLNSENLRLPLPLASVNPLLLQRAEQAIMEKGFEGTPNFKVRTAQAGTKIQTRFEDKKARATVLFLDDEIAYVSYAVDPAKITVEQDQRGQQAFATLRGKKIERLTGASRYFSDTHSYLALMYGPDGVVLFHPISYEILEISDSSLADFLKVGYDEQERVNRDKRLLSVTDKQVTNAASPIVRQLLGRDLNDYTMTRDNKRPGSATFIKEGKHSFSVSYNAQGEIWMVKNWER; via the coding sequence ATGAATGCACTGGTAGCCTTAATCCCCTCTTTTTTGGAGTGGATCATCACGACATCTTTCATGGCATCTGTTATGGTTGTACTCATCTTGGTCGTTAAATACGTCATGCAAGAGCGACTTCCTGTTAAATGGCAATATATGCTTTGGTTCGTTGTACTCATAAGGCTGCTGTTGCCATGGGCACCTGAAAGCTCGTTCAGTTTGTACAATGTATTTTCGTTTACTACTCAAATTCATCAGCAAAGTACGCCATCTGTGTTAACGGTCGTAAACGATCCGAACAAGATAGCAAAGTCGACCGTAGCAACTACAGCATCCGCAGCACAACAAGATATGCAATCTACACCTAGTACATCCCAATCTGAAAGTCATGTTCCTATTCATCAAAATACGCTTAGCGACACCGCCCAACCTTCTTTGATTCCTATCGGTTTATTTCTTGTATGGTTGCTTGGTGTACTTGCTTTTGCCGCGTATCTGGTCGTGGTAAATCGCAAGTTTGGTCGAAAAATGAAGGCGGGGGCTTACGCATCAGCAAATACGGATCATTTGAATGTGCTTCAGCAATGTGGTCACGAGCTAAACATCACCAGAAATATCCCGCTAATGATGACAACTGAAGTAGACGGGCCTACGCTTTATGGATGCAAACGCCCGAAAATATTGCTGCCCGCTACTGGGGTTGAGCGTTTTCTTAGCAAAGAGTTAAGGTACATATTTCTACACGAGTTGGTTCATTTGAAGCGAAAAGATATTGTTGTGAATGGAATCATGACCGTGTTGCTCATTGTCCACTGGTTTAATCCTGTATTGTGGTATGCAGCTCGCAAAATGCGGGAAGATCAGGAATGTTCATGCGACGCCAAAGTCATTTCTTATATTCAATCCGATGAGGTCAGAGATTACGGCTATACCATTGTTAAGCTTTTGGAAAAAAGAGCCGCTCATTCATCGCGATTTGTAGCTACTGCCCATTTTACAACGGATAAATCACTCATTAAGCGGAGAATCAAGCTGATTTCCATGTTCAAAAGACGTTCTTATGTATGGTCTGCTCTCGGGATCGCGATTCTCGCCATCTTTACGGGTGTGGCCTTGACGAATGCGACAGCGGAAGGGCAAGCCACCTTACAAGACCCTATCAGGGTTGCATATGAGGATCATCCCTTGCTCCTGACAGTGGATGAATCGATTCGTGAACAGGTCGAGCTTACGATCATCGATCTGATGACGCGACATAACACAGTTCTCCCACTTAAAAAGATTACACCCGTGCCTAGTGAAAAAGGACTGTTCATCGAATTTATTGGCGAGGATAACGGCCCAGCCTCTATCTGGATAAGCTCTGAGACGGGCGGACTTAATAGTGAGAACCTAAGACTCCCGCTTCCGCTTGCGAGTGTGAATCCCCTTCTGCTTCAACGGGCAGAACAGGCTATCATGGAGAAGGGTTTTGAGGGAACACCGAATTTTAAGGTTCGTACCGCACAGGCGGGTACTAAGATTCAGACTCGCTTTGAGGATAAGAAAGCTCGGGCAACCGTTCTGTTTCTGGATGATGAAATAGCCTATGTAAGTTATGCGGTTGATCCCGCGAAGATTACGGTGGAGCAGGATCAAAGAGGACAACAAGCGTTTGCTACATTGCGTGGAAAAAAGATTGAGCGTTTAACGGGGGCTTCTAGATATTTTTCAGACACTCATTCGTATTTGGCTTTGATGTATGGGCCAGATGGTGTTGTGCTGTTCCATCCTATTAGTTATGAGATTCTAGAAATCTCTGATTCTTCATTAGCTGATTTCCTTAAGGTTGGTTATGATGAACAGGAGAGGGTTAACCGTGATAAGAGGCTGCTTAGTGTAACCGATAAGCAGGTAACAAACGCCGCTTCTCCTATTGTGCGTCAGTTATTAGGCCGTGATTTGAATGATTATACGATGACACGGGATAATAAAAGACCTGGTAGTGCCACCTTTATTAAAGAAGGAAAGCATTCATTCAGTGTGTCATACAATGCGCAAGGTGAAATTTGGATGGTGAAGAACTGGGAACGGTAA
- a CDS encoding BlaI/MecI/CopY family transcriptional regulator yields MSKEVPRISEAEWEVMKVFWSKAPATANDVIDVLGDNTDWKPATIKSLINRLLNKKALGFQQAGKTYLYFPLVSEEECLKAESSSFLQRLYGGALKPMLVNFLKQEQLTAEEVEDLKKLLDERKR; encoded by the coding sequence GTGAGCAAAGAAGTTCCGCGCATTTCAGAAGCGGAGTGGGAAGTGATGAAAGTATTTTGGTCCAAGGCGCCCGCTACCGCCAATGATGTGATCGATGTGCTAGGCGACAATACCGATTGGAAGCCCGCAACGATTAAATCGCTAATCAACCGATTGCTTAACAAGAAGGCGCTTGGCTTTCAGCAAGCAGGCAAGACGTATTTGTACTTCCCACTGGTTAGTGAAGAGGAATGCCTGAAAGCAGAAAGCAGCTCCTTTTTGCAGCGACTGTACGGTGGGGCTTTGAAACCGATGTTGGTCAATTTTTTAAAGCAGGAGCAGTTAACAGCAGAAGAGGTCGAGGATCTGAAAAAGTTACTGGATGAAAGGAAACGTTGA
- a CDS encoding helix-turn-helix transcriptional regulator: MNIVVNPRDDWPEQSYIEPIAIAQSWIRANCQKHITVRMIANQVYMNENYFCSYFKKNTGYTVLEYITANRMEHAKEWLQCTDWPVREIAVHAGYKDVKYFSRLFKQLVGQYPSEYRLDKLYGE; this comes from the coding sequence ATGAACATTGTCGTGAATCCGCGTGATGACTGGCCGGAACAATCCTATATAGAACCTATTGCGATCGCTCAAAGTTGGATTAGAGCGAATTGTCAGAAGCATATTACGGTGCGCATGATTGCGAACCAAGTGTATATGAATGAGAATTATTTTTGCAGCTATTTTAAAAAGAATACCGGATATACCGTGCTTGAATATATTACGGCCAACCGCATGGAGCATGCAAAAGAGTGGCTGCAATGTACGGATTGGCCTGTTCGTGAGATTGCCGTGCACGCGGGCTACAAGGATGTTAAATATTTTAGCCGTTTATTTAAGCAGCTGGTGGGGCAATATCCGTCCGAGTACAGGCTGGACAAGCTGTATGGGGAATGA
- a CDS encoding helix-turn-helix domain-containing protein — protein MSSGSLHYTTIGDLLRQHRETANLSLTQLGDKSGVRKGHISKIENSEIINPKFVTLRRLVNALNIPFAEIITLFIDLDQKANTLYEILQETINTADIPLVTKVSFKYLESPQEDSDTALGKLYALISSCAADPPLKNAMYNVIISYARSHGVMPYLAKGQLQSYLIERDDFTRLTTTYQIGKNILNYSNFLSHEENIILHYKLGIHAYVLRRYEDCIELCHHVILHDKTSSQFKGESYYALCNAYYYLGDYTLAQENLDKYSTFTFPKVEEDVRFMTGSINGKIGNVDLAITQLEDCLKQTPMDNLIYIVTTLLELYLEKENSQKIIKIFSYENNIQDATTPFKKFILAQFYKLKGDYFVNINEYSNAVHYYLESARRFAKASDTPIEPEFMKLLFNLYAQKNHVMDKVTIEMIQDFFDRHNKSSF, from the coding sequence ATGTCCTCGGGATCGCTGCACTATACAACAATAGGCGACCTCCTTAGACAACACAGAGAAACAGCCAACTTATCATTAACCCAATTAGGGGATAAATCAGGTGTTCGCAAGGGACATATATCCAAGATTGAAAATAGTGAAATTATTAACCCTAAATTTGTTACTCTACGTCGCCTTGTAAACGCATTAAACATTCCATTCGCCGAAATCATTACCCTTTTTATTGATTTGGATCAGAAGGCGAACACTTTATATGAGATTTTACAGGAAACCATAAATACGGCGGATATTCCACTCGTAACTAAGGTTTCTTTTAAATATTTGGAATCCCCGCAGGAGGATAGCGACACGGCTCTTGGAAAATTATACGCACTCATCTCTTCATGCGCCGCCGACCCACCTCTAAAGAATGCTATGTACAATGTCATCATCAGTTATGCCCGCAGTCATGGGGTAATGCCTTACCTAGCTAAAGGACAATTACAATCCTACTTAATCGAACGAGATGACTTCACCAGGTTAACGACTACCTATCAAATTGGAAAAAATATTCTTAACTATTCCAACTTCCTGTCCCATGAAGAGAATATAATACTCCACTATAAACTAGGTATTCATGCTTATGTTCTACGGCGATATGAAGACTGCATCGAACTATGCCACCATGTTATCTTACACGACAAGACCAGCAGTCAATTTAAAGGCGAATCTTATTATGCACTATGTAACGCGTACTACTATTTAGGTGATTACACACTAGCTCAAGAAAACCTTGATAAATACAGTACATTCACTTTTCCTAAAGTTGAAGAGGATGTTAGATTTATGACAGGCTCAATTAACGGGAAGATTGGAAATGTGGACTTAGCAATTACACAGCTCGAAGATTGTTTGAAGCAGACCCCGATGGACAACCTAATCTATATTGTAACAACACTACTTGAACTATATCTTGAAAAGGAAAATTCACAAAAAATAATTAAAATTTTTTCCTATGAAAATAATATTCAGGATGCGACGACTCCTTTTAAAAAATTTATTTTAGCCCAGTTTTACAAGCTTAAAGGTGATTATTTTGTGAATATAAATGAATATAGCAATGCAGTTCACTATTATCTGGAAAGTGCAAGAAGGTTTGCTAAGGCATCTGATACTCCAATTGAACCTGAGTTTATGAAATTATTATTTAATTTATATGCCCAAAAAAATCATGTCATGGACAAAGTAACAATAGAAATGATTCAGGATTTTTTTGACCGTCACAATAAAAGTTCTTTTTAA
- a CDS encoding helix-turn-helix transcriptional regulator: MNQPRKWLIHYRGARTQTEVAALALIKRSSYSNIETGKRMPSVHVAKRIGHALGFKWYKFYEINDELDCVYSI; this comes from the coding sequence ATGAATCAGCCACGTAAATGGCTTATCCACTATCGGGGGGCTAGAACTCAAACCGAAGTCGCAGCATTAGCGTTGATAAAACGCAGCTCCTATTCCAATATCGAAACGGGAAAACGAATGCCAAGCGTGCATGTAGCCAAGCGTATTGGTCATGCTTTAGGATTCAAATGGTATAAATTTTATGAAATAAATGATGAACTAGACTGTGTTTACTCCATATAA
- a CDS encoding helix-turn-helix domain-containing protein, with the protein MSHGSQHYLTIGDLLRQRRTEAGLSIRQLEELSNVAKGHISKLENNEVKRPEFSSIYPLARALNIPFKETVEYYIKLAPRAVELFRILEMAIKDSDNGLSTKIAYKYLQAPQEDSYTSVTKLYNITAAEVDPTVKLGLFKVIIEYSRDHGVMPYLAKSLYQEYLIERNDFNKLHLTYQNGKYVLRYVDFLPPEERLLLYYKLGIHAYNLRLFQDSILFCSKVIEENYSDGIVRAYSTGIICTAYYHLEEYDLSKKYLLEYSGFSYDFVKDNVTLMTAVLEACLGDREIAIKQLRQFLPTCGDNVLLHTVNQLAILLLDNNDLDEVENVLNLEHKILTLSCNTPFKCAQLALFYKLKGDYFIARRKTDEGINYYFESAHRYFTVNDSYNESECIGRIIGIYINEGKGMDISTLKKLDAFFRNRR; encoded by the coding sequence ATGTCCCATGGATCGCAACACTATTTAACAATAGGCGACCTCCTTAGACAACGCAGAACAGAAGCAGGCTTATCAATCAGACAACTAGAAGAGCTGTCTAATGTCGCCAAAGGCCATATCTCTAAACTTGAAAACAACGAAGTGAAACGGCCGGAATTTTCATCGATCTATCCACTCGCGCGGGCGTTGAATATCCCCTTTAAGGAAACTGTTGAATATTATATTAAATTGGCACCGCGGGCGGTTGAGTTGTTTCGAATTTTAGAAATGGCAATTAAGGATTCAGACAATGGACTTTCTACAAAAATTGCTTATAAATACCTCCAAGCTCCACAAGAAGACAGCTACACATCCGTTACAAAGCTGTATAATATCACCGCGGCAGAAGTTGACCCAACAGTAAAACTTGGTTTATTTAAAGTGATTATTGAGTATTCTCGGGACCATGGGGTCATGCCTTATTTAGCGAAAAGTTTGTATCAAGAGTATTTAATTGAGCGAAATGACTTTAATAAATTACATTTAACTTATCAAAATGGAAAGTATGTTCTAAGATATGTTGATTTCTTACCTCCGGAAGAACGCTTGCTGTTGTATTACAAACTGGGAATACATGCGTACAATCTACGCTTGTTTCAGGATAGTATCTTATTTTGCAGCAAAGTTATCGAAGAGAACTATTCAGATGGTATTGTAAGGGCGTATTCGACGGGAATAATATGTACCGCATACTATCATCTTGAGGAATATGATTTATCGAAAAAATATTTACTAGAATACAGTGGATTTTCGTATGATTTCGTAAAAGATAACGTTACTCTGATGACAGCTGTGCTGGAAGCATGCTTGGGGGATAGGGAGATTGCAATAAAACAGCTCCGACAGTTTTTACCTACTTGCGGGGATAACGTTTTACTCCATACCGTCAATCAACTTGCAATCTTGTTATTAGATAATAATGATCTTGATGAGGTTGAAAATGTTCTAAACCTAGAACATAAAATTTTGACTCTATCTTGTAATACGCCGTTTAAGTGTGCACAATTGGCATTGTTTTATAAGCTAAAAGGGGATTACTTTATTGCTAGACGGAAAACGGATGAGGGCATAAATTATTACTTTGAAAGCGCTCATAGGTACTTTACGGTTAATGACTCTTATAATGAGAGTGAGTGTATTGGTCGTATTATTGGCATATATATTAATGAAGGAAAAGGAATGGACATCTCAACGCTTAAAAAGTTAGATGCTTTTTTTAGAAATCGGAGGTGA
- a CDS encoding aspartyl-phosphate phosphatase Spo0E family protein: MMYSHDDMLLFQLNSLKKQLDRAVDEHHSLTDERVVKISQELDECVLQYQKNVWTKIKYKGVLQ; encoded by the coding sequence ATGATGTACAGTCATGACGACATGTTGCTATTCCAATTGAATAGCCTAAAGAAACAGCTAGACAGGGCAGTAGATGAACACCACAGCTTAACCGATGAACGGGTCGTAAAGATTAGCCAAGAGTTGGATGAATGTGTACTACAGTATCAGAAGAATGTCTGGACTAAAATCAAATATAAGGGGGTGCTGCAATGA
- a CDS encoding helix-turn-helix transcriptional regulator has protein sequence MIEPRKWLIRFRGARTQIEVAKMASINRTSYSNIERGRRNPSVLVAKRIGQALGFNWHEFFKGGDEVACDEVEAVLTSDKHSR, from the coding sequence ATGATTGAGCCACGTAAATGGCTTATCCGCTTTCGAGGGGCTAGAACGCAAATCGAAGTCGCAAAAATGGCCTCCATTAATCGTACTTCGTACTCCAACATTGAAAGAGGTCGACGTAATCCAAGTGTTCTTGTAGCAAAGAGGATTGGACAAGCTTTAGGATTTAATTGGCATGAATTTTTTAAAGGAGGTGATGAGGTTGCTTGTGACGAAGTAGAGGCTGTGCTTACTAGCGATAAACACAGCCGATAA
- a CDS encoding SMI1/KNR4 family protein, whose protein sequence is MKREMGQTVNNHYRTVDIVQGLKKRLNHYSLVVPNVCGTWHVARFTFHPPATTDQLRAFYDEYKYILHSDYIEFLKLHNGATLFSIGTDAGIEIFSLAQLAEQLERNSLHHLTIARNPTTKFCIRDTAEGLYLAGHNGWVNTYLPISFAQWLGHLIAANGADFWNWKIAQRTQA, encoded by the coding sequence ATGAAGCGTGAAATGGGGCAGACCGTGAACAACCATTATAGAACAGTCGATATTGTACAAGGCTTGAAGAAACGGCTGAATCATTATTCATTAGTTGTTCCAAATGTGTGCGGCACCTGGCACGTCGCAAGATTTACCTTTCATCCACCAGCAACCACAGACCAACTTCGTGCTTTTTATGATGAATATAAGTATATCCTTCACAGTGACTACATCGAGTTTTTAAAGCTTCATAACGGAGCCACATTGTTCAGTATTGGAACAGACGCAGGCATTGAAATATTCAGCTTGGCGCAATTGGCCGAACAGCTAGAGCGAAATTCTCTTCATCACCTGACTATTGCCCGCAACCCAACAACAAAATTCTGCATTCGAGATACGGCAGAAGGGCTTTACTTGGCTGGACATAACGGTTGGGTGAACACCTATTTGCCAATTAGCTTTGCTCAATGGCTCGGGCATTTGATCGCAGCCAATGGTGCTGACTTTTGGAACTGGAAGATTGCACAACGAACTCAAGCCTAA
- a CDS encoding alpha/beta fold hydrolase — MFNPTDFPKPTLISVNGVDLEVFEAGRQNAGKPIVLCHGWPEHAFSWRHQVATLAEAGYHVIVPNQRGYGNSSRPTEVTDYDIEHLSGDLIALLNHYGYEDATFVGHDWGAMVVWGLTLLHPKRVNKVINLSLPYQERGEKPWIEFMEEILGGDFYFVHFNRQPGVADAVLEDNTFRFLRNLYRKNEPPTEPQPGMVWINLARAETPLGEPLMSDSELAVFVSAFETSGFTGSINWYRNLDRNWRLLAEVNPIIQQPTLMIYGDRDLVQRSENLTKFVPNVEVVNLDSGHWIQQEKPEETNQAILKWLEQQDAT; from the coding sequence ATGTTTAATCCAACCGATTTTCCCAAGCCTACCCTTATTTCAGTCAACGGTGTGGATCTCGAAGTCTTTGAAGCAGGCCGACAAAATGCTGGAAAACCCATTGTCCTCTGTCACGGCTGGCCAGAGCATGCCTTTTCTTGGCGACATCAGGTGGCCACCCTTGCCGAAGCGGGCTACCATGTCATCGTCCCAAACCAGCGGGGTTACGGCAACTCATCCCGTCCGACCGAAGTAACAGACTATGACATTGAACACTTGTCGGGTGATCTCATCGCACTTCTCAATCACTACGGATACGAAGACGCCACCTTTGTCGGTCATGATTGGGGTGCAATGGTCGTTTGGGGACTGACCTTATTGCATCCAAAACGTGTAAACAAAGTGATAAATCTGAGCTTGCCTTACCAAGAGCGCGGAGAAAAACCCTGGATCGAGTTCATGGAAGAAATACTTGGCGGCGACTTCTACTTCGTCCACTTCAATCGACAGCCAGGCGTCGCGGACGCCGTATTGGAAGACAATACGTTCCGGTTCCTTCGCAACCTGTACCGGAAGAACGAGCCTCCCACAGAGCCTCAGCCAGGTATGGTGTGGATCAATCTCGCCAGAGCAGAAACACCACTGGGTGAGCCTTTGATGAGCGACAGCGAGCTGGCCGTTTTCGTCTCCGCCTTTGAAACATCAGGGTTCACGGGCAGCATAAATTGGTACAGGAACCTTGACCGCAACTGGCGCTTATTGGCGGAGGTGAACCCAATCATCCAACAGCCGACCCTCATGATCTACGGCGACCGGGATTTGGTCCAGAGGTCTGAAAACCTGACAAAGTTCGTGCCCAATGTGGAAGTGGTCAATCTGGATAGCGGTCATTGGATTCAGCAAGAAAAGCCGGAAGAAACAAACCAAGCGATTTTGAAATGGCTGGAACAGCAGGATGCCACCTAG
- a CDS encoding helix-turn-helix transcriptional regulator, whose translation MDKAERLISIIMILLKKEVVSTKEFSQLFNVSKRTILRDMETLSLSNIPIYSVIGVKGGYGIMDEYKVDKRLLSSSDLQNILTALGGLEQILLTEEVERTIKKIEAMVSPLSLNRTIQLSFYNWEGRSEILETLKTCQESILKKRLVSFDYTDKDGAVTNRMVEPYELHFSESSWYLKGFCLHRQGYRTFKLSRIDPITMDERAFHPRDDWSEQRHEASYVPQFVTIKARISPSIKDQIIERYGRRSIEDHSSGFLLATLYVPQNRMGFQLLASFGTHLKVVEPKTYVEDFRNYLYQMMENYS comes from the coding sequence ATGGATAAAGCGGAGAGACTCATTTCGATTATCATGATATTGCTGAAAAAAGAGGTTGTTTCTACAAAGGAATTCTCACAACTATTCAATGTTTCCAAAAGAACGATCCTTCGCGATATGGAAACATTGAGCTTATCTAACATCCCGATCTACTCTGTCATTGGGGTCAAAGGCGGCTACGGCATAATGGATGAATACAAGGTTGATAAACGCCTTTTAAGCAGCTCCGATTTACAGAATATATTAACTGCACTCGGCGGATTGGAACAAATTCTACTTACTGAAGAAGTTGAAAGAACGATTAAAAAAATAGAGGCAATGGTTAGTCCATTGTCTCTGAATCGTACCATTCAACTGTCGTTTTATAATTGGGAAGGTCGGTCCGAGATTCTTGAAACCTTAAAGACATGTCAAGAATCCATTTTAAAGAAAAGGCTGGTTTCATTTGATTATACAGATAAAGATGGGGCTGTAACGAACAGAATGGTCGAGCCCTATGAGCTGCATTTTAGCGAATCGAGTTGGTACTTGAAAGGATTCTGTTTACATCGACAGGGATATCGAACATTCAAGTTATCTCGGATCGATCCTATTACTATGGATGAACGCGCGTTTCATCCTAGAGACGATTGGTCCGAGCAAAGACACGAAGCAAGTTATGTACCGCAATTCGTCACGATTAAGGCACGGATATCGCCCAGCATAAAAGATCAAATCATCGAAAGGTACGGTAGAAGAAGTATTGAAGACCATAGTTCTGGATTTTTATTAGCAACCCTTTATGTCCCTCAAAATCGTATGGGATTTCAATTATTAGCAAGCTTCGGCACTCATCTAAAAGTTGTAGAGCCCAAAACCTATGTTGAAGACTTTCGAAATTATTTATATCAAATGATGGAGAACTATTCCTGA
- a CDS encoding DUF6262 family protein: MHNQRKATTAENVDQAIKRLIRAGESINFNSVSKESGVSKASLYNHEDIRQRIDSLRQQQSKAPTPKQVKREMNESSKDVIIETLKRKIKTIENENKELREQMKKAYAQVYNKF, translated from the coding sequence ATTCATAACCAGCGGAAGGCAACTACTGCGGAGAATGTAGATCAGGCGATTAAACGCCTTATACGAGCTGGTGAGAGCATCAATTTCAACAGCGTGTCCAAAGAGTCTGGTGTCTCGAAGGCGAGCCTATACAATCATGAAGACATTCGGCAGCGGATCGACTCCTTGCGCCAACAGCAGTCCAAAGCTCCCACTCCAAAGCAAGTAAAGCGCGAGATGAATGAATCCAGCAAGGATGTGATCATCGAAACATTAAAACGTAAAATTAAAACAATAGAGAACGAAAACAAAGAATTACGTGAGCAGATGAAAAAGGCTTACGCCCAGGTTTATAATAAATTTTAA